DNA sequence from the Halostella salina genome:
GGGACGCGACGGCTCAGTTGGTGACGGCAGCGGGCGAGCACGACGAGCGCGCGCTCCGGGTCTGGACGCCTCACCGACAGGTGGCCTTTGGCCGCCGGGACGCCCGGGCGGACGGTTACGAGGCAGCGCGAGTCGCGGCGGAGGAACAGGGGTTTCCCCCGGTCGAACGCGACGTCGGCGGCCGCGCCGTCGCGTACGCCGGCAGCACGCTCGCGTTCGCGCTCGCGGAGCCGGTTTCGGACCTGCGCGGCGGGATCGACGAGCGCTACGAACGCGCCACGACGGCGGTCGAACGCGCGCTGCAGCGCGTGGGCGTCGACGCCGAACGCGGCGAACCGGACGACGCGTTCTGCCCGGGGACACACTCGCTCCAGTGCTGCGGGAAGGTCGTCGGCATCGCCCAGCGCGTCCGGCAGGACGCCGCGCTCACCGCCGGCGTCGTGGTCGTGGCCGACCGGGAGGGGATAGCCGCGGTGCTGGCCGACGTGTACGCCGCGCTGGCCGTGCCGTTCGACCCCGAGTCCGTCGGCAGCGTGGCCGCCGCTGGCGGCCCCGCGGACCCCGACGAGGTCCGGAATGCGGTCGAACGCGCGTTCGTCGGCGACGCCGACGCGACGGTCGAGCGCGTGGACTGATCCGGGGGACTTACCGACCAGCCCCGCCGAGTGGCACGCATGATCATCGGGTCGGCGACGCTACCGGACGGCCGCGAACGCGACGTGCGGATCGAGGACGGAACCATCGCCGCGGTCGGCGGGAACCTTGGCGAAGCGGACATCGACGCGACGGGGAAACGACTGTTCCCGGGTGCAGTCGACGTACACGTCCATTTCCGACAGCCCGGGTTCCCGCACAAGGAGACGTGGGAAACGGGGAGCCGAAGCGCCGCCGCGGGCGGCGTGACGACCGTCGTCGACCAGCCGAACACCGACCCGGCGACGGTGACCGGCGCGGCGTTCGACGAGAAGGCGGAACTCGCCCGCGAGTCGCTCGTCGACTACGGGATCAACGGCGGCGTGTCGCCGGAGTGGGACCCCGATTCGTTGTTCGAGCGGCCGCTGTTCGCGCTCGGCGAGGTGTTCCTCGCCGACTCGACCGGCGACATGGGGATCGACGCCGACCGCTTCGCCGACGCCGTGGCGCTGGCGAGCGACGAGAACGTGCCCGTGACGGTCCACGCGGAGGACGCCGACCTGTTCGACGAGGCCGCGCTGGAGCGGGCCGGCGACGGCACCGGTCGCGACGCGGACGCCGACGCGTGGTCGGCCTACCGGACCGCCGCCGCCGAAGCGGCCGCGGTGGAGCGTGCGGTCGAAGTGGGAGCGGACGCCGGCGTCTCGCTCCACATCGCTCACACCAGCACGCCGGAGGGCATCGACGCCGCCAGCGAGGCGGGCGCGACCTGCGAGGTGACGCCCCACCACCTGTTTCTCTCGCGGGACGACCTCGACGACCTCGGGACGTTCGGGCGGATGAACCCGCCGCTCCGGAGCGAGGACCGGCGGGAGGCGGTGTCCGAGCGCGTCGCCGACGGCACCGTCGACGTGGTCGCCACCGACCACGCGCCCCACACCCGCGAGGAGAAAGACGCCGGGATCCGGGACGCGCCGAGCGGCGTCCCCGGCGTGGAGACGATGCTCCCGCTGTTGCTGGAGGAGGCCCGACAGGGTCGGCTGTCCTACGAGCGGGTTCGGGACCTCGTGGCGGCCAACCCGGCCGAGATATTCGGCCTGCCGACCAAGGGCCGGATCGAGGCGGGCCGGGACGCCGACCTCGTGCTGTTCGACCCGGACGACGCCCGCGAGATCCGTGGCGACGACCTCCACTCGAAACCCGGGTGGACGCCGTTCGAGGGGCGGACGGCCGTCTTCCCGGAGCTGACGCTCCTGCGCGGCGCGGTCGCCTACGACGGACGGGACGGAGAGCGGTTCGGCGACGCCGTCGGTGAGAACGTCCGAGCGTAACCGTCACCACCCTATCGAGTTGTATTCCGTCTATACAACCCGATTTGATGGTACAACCGATTTGGGAGATATAAGAGTGTCGCAGTCTTTAATAGGTGTACCGCTGAAAAAGCGGCCGATGGAAAAGGCGTTCGTCGTACTTGGAGACGTCGTCGGATCACGTGAAGTAGCGGACAGGGAATCTCTACAGCTAAGTTTACAGAATTCAATAGAGAAAATAAATAAACGGCACGCGAACGATATCCGGGCGGACTTTTCCCTCCTGAAGGGGGTCGACGAACTGGGCGGGGTGCTCACTGGGGTGTCGCCGCTGTACGAGGTCATCAAAACGATCTACAGAGGCACCTTTCCGACGGGGGTCAGATTTGCGGGGGTGTACGACAGGGTGGACGTCGGTAGCGAACAGAACGACGTTGCGGAGATGGACGGGCCGGCCTTCCACCTTGCAGACGGTCTCCTCTCCGACCTCGACGCCGACGGCCGACTGTTCTCCCTCTATACTGGCGACGATCTGTTGGATGTACTCATAGGAAACTACGTGAATCTTTGCCTGATGCAGATGAACGAATGGACGCGCCGTGAGATGGAGATCGTCGACACGTACGAACGGGTGGGGACACAGAACGAGGCCGCAGGAGAACTCGACGTGTCCCAACAGCGCGTGTCGAACGTGATCGGAGAAACCAACTGGAAGCAGTTTCACCGAATGGAATCCGATCTGAACGACGCTCTCGCGACCTACGACGAGTTGTTATGATCGGGATTCCGATGTCTGGGTCCCCCGTTCTCGTCGCCGGCGGCGTTTTCCTCCTGGCGACCAGCGGCTGGGTACTCGAATCGGTCCTCAATCACCTCCTCGAGGAGAACCCGACCGAAAACCTCGACAAGACCCAGCGGGACACCGGACGGATCATCGGCAAGTGCGAGAACGTGTTGGTGTATCTCTTCATGGTACTGGGGGCGTACACCGCGCTCGGACTGATCTTCGCCGCTAAGTCGTTGGTCCGGAAGGAGGACATCGACAGCGACGACACGTCGTACTACCTGACCGGCACGCTCGTGAACTTCACGTACTCCATCGTGGTTGCAGTCGTCTTCCGGACGGTCGCCTGATCACAGCCCCGCGGTCGCGACCGACGCCGCGACCATCACGCCGACGCCGAACCCGGTGACCCGGCTCATCGCCCGCCGGGAGTCCGATTCGGTCCAGTCCGACCCGGTGTCGAGGTAACGCTGCATGTTCTCGAAGCCGCGGCCGGCCATGACCGACCCGGACCAGCCGAGCAGGCCGACCCCGAAGGCGAGCGCGCCGAGCGCGAACACCTGCTCGGTCGCCGTCCGGAGGCCGTCCCGAAGGGCGAAGGCGACCACGCCGCCGACGCCCACCGCCACGCCGGCCGCGACGGCGAGGAGGACGCGCCGAGCAGCGGCCCGGAGCCAGGCGGGAAGCACGGTCAGTCGACCGCTTCCCGCATCCGCGGGTCCAGCGCGTCGCGCATCCCGTCACCCAGGAGGTTGAACCCGAGGACGGTGACGGCCAGGAACAGGCCGGGGAAGAACGACCACCACCACACCCCGGCGAGCAGGCCGTTGCGGACGCCGTTCGAGAGCATCAGCCCCCACGACGGCGTGCCGGCCTGCGCGCCGAAGCCCAGGAACGACAGGGCCGCCAGGTCGATGATCGCCAGCCCGAAGTTGAGCGTGCTCTGGACGGTGATGGGCGCGAGCGAGTTCGGCAGGACGTGCCGGACGAGCACACGCGCGTCGCGCGCGCCGAGCGCCACGGAGGCGTCGATGTACTCGTCCTCGAGCACCTTCAGCGCCGCCCCGCGGACGACACGGGCGAAGCGGGGCGTGTACACCAGCGTCAGCGCGAGGACGGCCTTCCAGAGGCCGACGCCGAAGATGGCCACCAGCGCGAGCGCCAGCAGGAGCGACGGGAACGAGAGCAGCACGTCCATCGTCCGCATGATCACGTTGTCGACCCAGCCGCCGTAGTAGGCGGCGATGATGCCGAGCCCGACGCCCAGCGTCGTCGACGCGGCGACCGTGACGGTGCCGTACTTCAGCGCCAGCCACGCCCCGTACTGGGTGCGCAGGAACACGTCGCGGGCCTGGATGTCCGTCCCGAACGGGTGCGGACACGACCCGGCGTTGCCGAGCGAGTCCGTGACCGTCCGGCTGCCACAGGGTCCGTCGAGCTGTGGGTTGGAGCCGAGCGCGGTGTCGCTGATCGCGCCGAGGTCGATGAACAGCCGCGAGTAGAGCGCGGTGACGACCATCGCGAGGATGATGATGAGGCCGAAGACGGCCAGACGGTTCGACAGGAGTTCGGAGAGGAACGGCGACGCCCGCAGCCTGTCGATCAGGCCCCGGCTCGCGCGCTCCTCGGCGGCGGATTCGGTGTCCGTGCTCATTGTTCGATCCTCGGGTCGAGATACGAGTAGGTCAGGTCGACGAGCAGGTTCACCAGCGTGAACACGAACGCGAAGATCAGGACGGTCCCCTGCACGAGCGGGTAGTCACCGTCCCGGATGGCGTCGACCAGTAGCTGGCCGATGCCGGGGATGGCAAACACCGTCTCGGTCAGCACCGCGCCGCCGAGCAGGCTGCCGAACTGGATGCCGATGACGGTCACCACGGGGATCAGGGCGTTGCGGAACCCGTGTTTCATCAGCGTGATCTTCGTGCCCTGGCCCTTCGCGCGGGCGGTCCGGATGTAGTCCTGCCGGATCACCTCGAGCATCGACGAGCGCATCATCCGGGAGATGAGCGCCATCGAGTAGATGCCGATGACCAGCGACGGCAGCAGCAGGTGGTGGACCGCCGAGAGGAACGCGTCGTACTGGCCGAGCAACAGCGTGTCGAGGGTCAGTATCCCCGTCAACTGCGGCACCACGAAGTCCGTGCTGATCCGACCGCTCGTGGGGAACCACCCCAGTTCGACGGCAAAGAGCAGGATCAGCAGCGGCCCGCTCCAGAAGATGGGGACGCTGATCCCCGCGAGCGCACCGAAGCGGGAGAGGTGGTCGGTGATCGTGTCCTGTTTGACCGCGCTGATGATCCCGACCGGGATGCCAAAGAGGATACCGAACAGCTGCCCGTACACGGCGAGCTCAAGGGTGATCGGGAACTTCCAGCGGAGGACGCTGGTGACGGGCTGGCCCCGGCGGATGATGTAGGACTCGCCCAGGTCGAACTGGAGCAGGTCAAACAGGAACCGGCCGTACTGGACCCAGATGGGGTCGTTCAGTCCGAGCTGGCGCTCCACCTCCCGGACGGCCGCCTCGCTCGCGCGCTGCCCGGCGATCACCCGCGCGGGGTTCCCCGGCGAGAGGTGGAGGATGGAGAACACCAGCGTCGCCACTCCCGCCAGCACCGGGATCAGCAACAGCAACCGCTTCAGCACGTATCGCTTGCTAATCATCAGGTGAGCGTGGGGGTTAGCTCAGCTGCACCTGATTGAGGAACGGCCCGCCGATCAGTTCGACGACGTAGTTCTCGACGTCGGGGCCGACCCCGC
Encoded proteins:
- a CDS encoding lipoate--protein ligase family protein; protein product: MRVLRGRAATIDADRDATAQLVTAAGEHDERALRVWTPHRQVAFGRRDARADGYEAARVAAEEQGFPPVERDVGGRAVAYAGSTLAFALAEPVSDLRGGIDERYERATTAVERALQRVGVDAERGEPDDAFCPGTHSLQCCGKVVGIAQRVRQDAALTAGVVVVADREGIAAVLADVYAALAVPFDPESVGSVAAAGGPADPDEVRNAVERAFVGDADATVERVD
- a CDS encoding dihydroorotase yields the protein MIIGSATLPDGRERDVRIEDGTIAAVGGNLGEADIDATGKRLFPGAVDVHVHFRQPGFPHKETWETGSRSAAAGGVTTVVDQPNTDPATVTGAAFDEKAELARESLVDYGINGGVSPEWDPDSLFERPLFALGEVFLADSTGDMGIDADRFADAVALASDENVPVTVHAEDADLFDEAALERAGDGTGRDADADAWSAYRTAAAEAAAVERAVEVGADAGVSLHIAHTSTPEGIDAASEAGATCEVTPHHLFLSRDDLDDLGTFGRMNPPLRSEDRREAVSERVADGTVDVVATDHAPHTREEKDAGIRDAPSGVPGVETMLPLLLEEARQGRLSYERVRDLVAANPAEIFGLPTKGRIEAGRDADLVLFDPDDAREIRGDDLHSKPGWTPFEGRTAVFPELTLLRGAVAYDGRDGERFGDAVGENVRA
- a CDS encoding SatD family protein — its product is MEKAFVVLGDVVGSREVADRESLQLSLQNSIEKINKRHANDIRADFSLLKGVDELGGVLTGVSPLYEVIKTIYRGTFPTGVRFAGVYDRVDVGSEQNDVAEMDGPAFHLADGLLSDLDADGRLFSLYTGDDLLDVLIGNYVNLCLMQMNEWTRREMEIVDTYERVGTQNEAAGELDVSQQRVSNVIGETNWKQFHRMESDLNDALATYDELL
- a CDS encoding DUF7268 family protein produces the protein MLPAWLRAAARRVLLAVAAGVAVGVGGVVAFALRDGLRTATEQVFALGALAFGVGLLGWSGSVMAGRGFENMQRYLDTGSDWTESDSRRAMSRVTGFGVGVMVAASVATAGL
- a CDS encoding ABC transporter permease, with translation MSTDTESAAEERASRGLIDRLRASPFLSELLSNRLAVFGLIIILAMVVTALYSRLFIDLGAISDTALGSNPQLDGPCGSRTVTDSLGNAGSCPHPFGTDIQARDVFLRTQYGAWLALKYGTVTVAASTTLGVGLGIIAAYYGGWVDNVIMRTMDVLLSFPSLLLALALVAIFGVGLWKAVLALTLVYTPRFARVVRGAALKVLEDEYIDASVALGARDARVLVRHVLPNSLAPITVQSTLNFGLAIIDLAALSFLGFGAQAGTPSWGLMLSNGVRNGLLAGVWWWSFFPGLFLAVTVLGFNLLGDGMRDALDPRMREAVD
- a CDS encoding ABC transporter permease: MISKRYVLKRLLLLIPVLAGVATLVFSILHLSPGNPARVIAGQRASEAAVREVERQLGLNDPIWVQYGRFLFDLLQFDLGESYIIRRGQPVTSVLRWKFPITLELAVYGQLFGILFGIPVGIISAVKQDTITDHLSRFGALAGISVPIFWSGPLLILLFAVELGWFPTSGRISTDFVVPQLTGILTLDTLLLGQYDAFLSAVHHLLLPSLVIGIYSMALISRMMRSSMLEVIRQDYIRTARAKGQGTKITLMKHGFRNALIPVVTVIGIQFGSLLGGAVLTETVFAIPGIGQLLVDAIRDGDYPLVQGTVLIFAFVFTLVNLLVDLTYSYLDPRIEQ